One Streptomyces sp. NBC_01217 genomic region harbors:
- a CDS encoding TFIIB-type zinc ribbon-containing protein, with translation MQCPKCHAQMQTYNRNGIQIEQCSGCRGIFLDYGELESLTRIEAQWTQQGPPAPPAPQGYPAAQAPAWGAPQHHGGHHGGHYRQKSFGRMLFSS, from the coding sequence ATGCAGTGTCCCAAGTGCCACGCGCAGATGCAGACATACAACCGCAATGGCATACAGATCGAGCAGTGCAGCGGCTGCCGGGGGATCTTCCTCGACTACGGCGAGCTGGAGTCCCTGACCCGTATCGAGGCGCAGTGGACGCAGCAGGGCCCGCCCGCGCCGCCCGCCCCGCAGGGCTACCCGGCCGCCCAGGCGCCCGCGTGGGGCGCCCCGCAGCACCATGGTGGCCACCACGGCGGTCACTACCGGCAGAAGAGCTTCGGCCGCATGCTCTTCTCGTCCTGA
- a CDS encoding phosphotransferase family protein yields the protein MTTAVVRALGALAHRAAHTHREHACACPPPAVLADRADGTVVRSGPVVAKAHAPGTDTPGLLTRLSLANDPRLTGILLAPLRPRPFAPALHGRPVTLWPHGEPVDPADPDAAPWEAAAVLLARLHRTPVPPTLALPPMRGPAKAALAVARMRAARPGDPVTAPVLEAWHRLPDWARDEASAPPHRSRFLCHGDLHLGQLVRHPAPYGPWLLIDVDDTGLGDPAWDLARPAAWYAAGLLPPEVWLRFLDAYRAADGPAVRAEGDPWPELDVPARALTVQTAALAFAKSAAEGRAPDEVEQMMIDACARIASLPHELAAEHSS from the coding sequence GTGACCACCGCAGTCGTACGCGCGCTGGGCGCACTCGCCCATCGGGCCGCCCACACGCATCGCGAGCATGCCTGCGCCTGCCCGCCGCCGGCCGTCCTCGCGGACCGCGCCGACGGCACGGTGGTCCGCAGTGGGCCCGTCGTCGCCAAGGCCCACGCCCCCGGCACGGACACCCCCGGCCTGCTGACCCGCCTGAGCCTCGCGAACGACCCCCGCCTGACCGGCATCCTCCTCGCCCCCCTGCGGCCCCGGCCCTTTGCACCCGCCCTCCACGGCCGTCCGGTCACCCTGTGGCCGCACGGCGAACCCGTCGACCCTGCCGACCCGGACGCCGCCCCCTGGGAAGCGGCCGCCGTACTGCTGGCAAGGCTGCACCGGACCCCGGTCCCACCCACCCTCGCGCTCCCGCCCATGCGGGGCCCCGCCAAGGCAGCGCTCGCCGTCGCCCGGATGCGCGCGGCCCGGCCCGGCGACCCGGTCACCGCTCCCGTGCTCGAAGCCTGGCACCGGCTGCCCGACTGGGCCCGCGACGAGGCTTCCGCGCCCCCGCACCGCTCACGCTTCCTCTGCCACGGCGACCTGCACCTCGGGCAACTCGTCCGCCACCCCGCTCCGTACGGCCCCTGGCTGCTCATCGACGTCGACGACACCGGCCTCGGCGACCCCGCCTGGGACCTTGCCCGCCCCGCCGCCTGGTACGCGGCCGGGCTGCTGCCCCCCGAGGTCTGGCTCCGCTTCCTGGACGCCTACCGGGCGGCAGACGGGCCGGCGGTACGCGCCGAGGGCGACCCCTGGCCCGAACTCGACGTTCCGGCGCGGGCCTTGACGGTGCAGACCGCCGCGCTGGCGTTCGCCAAGTCTGCCGCGGAGGGGAGGGCTCCGGATGAAGTGGAACAGATGATGATCGACGCCTGTGCCCGAATTGCGTCCCTCCCGCACGAGTTGGCCGCCGAACACTCGTCGTAG
- a CDS encoding serine/threonine-protein kinase yields MAMMRLRREDPRVVGSFRLHRRLGAGGMGVVYLGSDRRGQRVALKVIRPDLAEDQEFRSRFAREVSAARRIRGGCTARLVAADLEADRPWFATQYVPGPSLHDKVAEEGPLSAAEVASIGAALSEGLVAVHEAGVVHRDLKPSNILLSPKGPRIIDFGIAWATGASTLTHVGTAVGSPGFLAPEQVRGAAVTPATDVFSLGATLAYAAMADSPFGHGSSEVMLYRVVHEEPQLYDVHDALAPLVSACLAKDPEERPSTLQLSMRLKEIAAREAQGLHESRPPVQRSAQELDRPTGRIDGPYTEHQTRRTAPPAPRQQKQKQKQPQGSRQATSSRAGSSRTGGSRPQQHQQPPRNTTRSGKRPQGTNGTNGRPGTRPGTRQTSTGRRPANPRLLRQRLVVFVVVTLLVALGIAAAQGCQGPARGLGTGGSRTEMQTQAQTEAQTQDRGQEQDRGSRPR; encoded by the coding sequence ATGGCGATGATGCGGCTCCGGCGCGAGGACCCGCGTGTCGTCGGCTCGTTCAGGCTGCACCGGCGGCTCGGAGCGGGCGGCATGGGTGTCGTCTATCTCGGTTCGGACCGGCGGGGCCAGCGGGTGGCACTGAAGGTGATCCGGCCGGATCTGGCGGAGGACCAGGAGTTCCGCTCGCGGTTCGCGCGCGAGGTGTCCGCCGCACGGCGGATCCGCGGCGGCTGCACGGCGCGTCTGGTGGCCGCCGATCTGGAGGCGGACCGCCCGTGGTTCGCCACGCAGTACGTCCCGGGGCCCTCGCTGCACGACAAGGTGGCCGAGGAGGGTCCGCTGTCGGCGGCGGAAGTGGCCTCGATCGGGGCGGCGCTCTCCGAGGGCCTGGTGGCGGTGCACGAGGCCGGTGTCGTCCACCGTGACCTGAAGCCGTCGAACATCCTCCTCTCTCCCAAGGGCCCCCGCATCATCGACTTCGGGATCGCCTGGGCGACCGGGGCGAGCACGCTCACGCACGTCGGTACGGCGGTGGGCTCGCCCGGATTCCTGGCGCCCGAGCAGGTGCGCGGCGCGGCGGTGACTCCCGCGACGGACGTGTTCTCGCTCGGTGCCACGCTGGCGTACGCGGCAATGGCCGACTCGCCTTTCGGGCACGGCAGTTCCGAGGTGATGCTGTACCGCGTGGTGCACGAGGAACCGCAGTTGTACGACGTGCACGATGCGCTCGCGCCGCTGGTGAGTGCCTGTCTGGCGAAGGACCCCGAGGAGCGGCCGAGCACGCTCCAACTCTCCATGCGGCTCAAGGAGATCGCGGCGCGCGAGGCGCAGGGTCTGCACGAGAGCCGTCCGCCGGTTCAGCGTTCGGCGCAGGAACTGGACCGGCCGACCGGCCGTATCGACGGCCCGTACACCGAGCATCAGACCCGGCGCACGGCTCCCCCGGCGCCCCGTCAGCAGAAGCAGAAGCAGAAGCAACCGCAGGGCAGCCGGCAGGCCACGTCGTCGCGCGCCGGCTCGTCCCGTACCGGTGGTTCGCGCCCCCAGCAGCATCAGCAGCCGCCCCGCAACACAACACGGTCCGGCAAGCGCCCGCAGGGCACGAACGGGACGAACGGCCGGCCCGGGACGCGGCCCGGGACCCGTCAGACGTCGACGGGGCGGCGTCCCGCCAATCCGCGGCTGCTGCGGCAGCGGCTCGTCGTCTTCGTCGTGGTCACGCTGCTGGTGGCGCTGGGCATCGCGGCGGCACAGGGCTGCCAGGGTCCGGCCCGGGGGCTGGGCACGGGCGGGAGCCGGACCGAGATGCAGACGCAGGCGCAGACTGAGGCGCAGACTCAGGACCGGGGCCAGGAACAGGACCGGGGTTCGCGGCCTCGGTAG
- a CDS encoding TrmH family RNA methyltransferase, with translation MADLITVDDPDDPRLRDYTGLTDVELRRRREPAEGLFIAEGEKVIRRARHAGYEMRSMLLSAKWIDLMRDVIDEVPAPVYAVTPELAERVTGYHVHRGALASMQRKPLPTADELLATTRRVVVMEAVNDHTNIGAIFRSAAALGMDAVLLSPDCADPLYRRSVKVSMGAVFSVPYARLDTWPKALETVREAGFQLLALTPDEKATSIDEAAPHRMDKVALMLGAEGDGLSTQALVAADEWVRIPMAHGVDSLNVGAAAAVAFYAVASGRPQS, from the coding sequence GTGGCTGACCTCATCACCGTCGACGACCCCGACGACCCCCGCCTGCGCGACTACACCGGACTGACCGATGTCGAACTCCGGCGCAGGCGCGAGCCCGCCGAGGGCCTCTTCATCGCCGAGGGCGAAAAGGTGATCAGACGCGCCAGGCACGCCGGGTACGAGATGCGGTCGATGCTGCTCTCGGCGAAGTGGATCGATCTGATGCGCGACGTCATCGACGAGGTCCCGGCCCCGGTGTACGCGGTCACCCCTGAACTCGCCGAGCGCGTCACGGGCTATCACGTCCACCGCGGCGCCCTCGCCTCGATGCAGCGCAAACCGCTGCCGACGGCCGACGAACTGCTGGCGACGACCCGCCGGGTGGTCGTCATGGAGGCCGTCAACGACCACACCAACATCGGGGCGATCTTCCGCAGCGCCGCCGCCCTCGGCATGGACGCCGTGCTGCTCTCCCCGGACTGCGCCGACCCGCTCTACCGGCGTTCCGTCAAGGTCTCGATGGGCGCGGTCTTCTCCGTCCCCTACGCCCGTCTCGACACCTGGCCCAAGGCCCTGGAGACCGTACGGGAAGCGGGCTTCCAACTCCTCGCGCTGACCCCGGACGAGAAGGCCACCAGCATCGACGAGGCGGCACCGCACCGGATGGACAAGGTGGCGCTGATGCTCGGCGCCGAGGGCGACGGACTGTCCACCCAGGCACTGGTCGCCGCGGACGAGTGGGTGCGCATCCCGATGGCGCACGGCGTCGACTCGCTGAATGTGGGCGCTGCTGCGGCGGTCGCGTTCTACGCGGTGGCCTCGGGCCGCCCGCAGAGCTGA
- the cobA gene encoding uroporphyrinogen-III C-methyltransferase: protein MAEHADHADHPAYPVGLRLSGRRVVVVGGGQVAQRRLPALIAAGADIVLVSPAATPSVEAMADAGEIRWERRPYTDGDLTDTWYALIASDDTAANDAASAEAERTRTWCVRSDNADAATAWTPATGRSEGVTVAVLTTDTHGRDPRHSAAVRDAIVEGLRDGTLAAPHHRTRTPGVALVGGGPGDPDLITVRGRRLLAEADVVIADRLGPRDLLDELPPHVEVIDAAKIPYGRYMAQEAINRALIEHAKAGKAVVRLKGGDPFVFGRGMEEAQALAAEGIACTVVPGISSSISVPGAAGIPVTHRGVAHEFTVVSGHVAPDDERSLVDWPALAKLRGTLVLLMAVDKIGAIARTLIAHGKAPGTPVALIQEGTTAAQRRVDATLATVAERAVAEDVRPPAVIVIGDVVTVGTSTTPPHPLARASAARTPPA, encoded by the coding sequence ATGGCCGAGCACGCAGACCACGCCGACCACCCCGCGTACCCCGTCGGACTGCGTCTCAGCGGCCGCCGGGTCGTCGTGGTCGGCGGCGGCCAGGTCGCCCAGCGCCGCCTCCCCGCACTCATCGCGGCGGGCGCCGACATCGTCCTCGTATCACCGGCCGCCACCCCGTCCGTCGAAGCGATGGCCGACGCGGGCGAGATCCGCTGGGAGCGCCGCCCGTACACCGACGGAGACCTGACCGACACCTGGTACGCCCTCATCGCCTCCGACGACACCGCGGCGAACGACGCCGCCTCCGCCGAGGCCGAACGCACCCGCACCTGGTGCGTCCGCAGCGACAACGCCGACGCCGCCACCGCCTGGACCCCGGCCACCGGCCGCAGCGAGGGCGTGACCGTCGCCGTCCTCACCACCGACACCCACGGCCGCGACCCGCGCCACTCCGCCGCCGTCCGCGACGCCATCGTCGAGGGCCTGCGCGACGGCACCCTCGCCGCACCCCACCACCGCACCCGGACCCCCGGCGTCGCCCTGGTCGGCGGCGGCCCCGGCGACCCGGACCTGATCACCGTCCGGGGCCGCCGCCTCCTCGCCGAGGCCGACGTCGTCATCGCCGACCGCCTCGGCCCGCGCGATCTGCTCGACGAACTCCCGCCGCACGTCGAGGTGATCGACGCCGCTAAGATCCCGTACGGCCGCTACATGGCCCAGGAGGCGATCAACCGGGCGCTCATCGAGCACGCCAAGGCCGGCAAGGCCGTCGTACGGCTCAAGGGCGGCGACCCGTTCGTCTTCGGCCGTGGCATGGAGGAGGCCCAGGCGCTCGCCGCCGAAGGCATCGCCTGCACGGTGGTCCCCGGTATCTCCAGCTCGATCTCCGTGCCCGGTGCGGCCGGAATCCCCGTCACCCACCGCGGTGTGGCCCATGAATTCACCGTCGTGAGCGGCCACGTCGCCCCCGACGACGAACGCTCACTGGTCGACTGGCCGGCCCTCGCCAAGCTGCGCGGCACCCTCGTGCTCCTGATGGCCGTCGACAAGATCGGCGCCATCGCCCGTACCCTCATCGCCCACGGCAAGGCCCCCGGGACCCCGGTCGCCCTGATCCAGGAGGGCACCACGGCGGCCCAGCGCCGGGTCGACGCGACGCTCGCGACCGTCGCCGAGCGGGCCGTCGCCGAGGACGTACGCCCCCCGGCCGTCATCGTCATCGGCGACGTCGTCACGGTCGGCACGAGCACCACCCCTCCCCACCCACTAGCCCGCGCGAGCGCCGCCCGCACACCCCCCGCGTAA
- the cobT gene encoding nicotinate-nucleotide--dimethylbenzimidazole phosphoribosyltransferase — MSDTGQIPGEGLPENAGMVEQPGIAAPDAYTYLAPSEHVSEDDDLLLMPSPQGAWSDPPALPVPGQYPEGVAAQALLPEQGAYHAQPLAQTTHAQPLGEAPVQPQGPVQVQVQEHVQVQVQVAEAYAAQQPVAEPLPAPGTHESGGRDSGSVDLRGVRIPSPTPAPAPAAQTQVPVRRPLHRGPVAADGPSYGGTPTGGVVRSLADRGPAGAPQAQAPVQTQPPAPARHAGPPTAGPEYFEMPVEEAAVLPGPQLGEILPQGGSPWAAEAPQPVTEAVVPEPVQPPVEVAPVVVTETVDAVPAAVEAPTEVKAEAEAVVEAVAEAVPAEAAVAAPQDAAEAAPMGRFVPVEGSVPTTPHLAPTPVVEEAAEAEPEPERLVFAMEPVRPEAAENAAPAETPEPIPASVPVPVPVPVPVPEAEVLPVAEPEPAPGPEAIETVDTTAPTQSAHLESVQPEVQPQAEETAAPEAPDSSETEDPASPPAPGYDDAEREAVLRVMRERRDIRNGFRSDPIPHEVLLRVLEAAHTAPSVGHSQPWDFVVIRSAETRRSMHELAQRQREAYAKSLPKGRAKQFKEMKIEAILDTPVNIVVTADPTRGGRHTLGRHTQPQMAPYSSALAVENLWLAARAEGLGVGWVSFFDEREMVRALGLPEHLEVVAYLCVGYVDEFPEEPELMQAGWSKRRPLSWVVHEETYGRRALPGEEPHDLLQETISSIRPLDAKALGEAWERQKRMTKPAGALGMLEIISAQLSGLSRVCPPPIPEPAAVAIFAGDHGVHAQGVTAWPQEVTGQMVANFLGGGAVCNAFASQVGAEVCVVDVGVATELPATPGLLPRKVRAGTADFTTGPALTRDEVLAAIEVGIETARDLVAAGNKGLLTGEMGIANTTASAALICVYTGMDPAEVTGRGTGINDEMHARKVDVVRRALELHQPDPADPIGVLTSVGGLEHAAMAGFLLGGASLRTPVILDGVSAGAAALVARAIAPEALAACIAGHRSAEPGHVAALNKLGLRPLVDLDLRLGEGTGALLALPIVQSAARAMHEVATFDSAGVTEK, encoded by the coding sequence ATGAGTGACACCGGCCAGATCCCGGGTGAGGGACTGCCGGAGAACGCAGGCATGGTGGAGCAGCCGGGGATCGCCGCCCCGGATGCGTACACCTACCTCGCTCCCTCCGAGCATGTGTCCGAGGACGACGACCTCCTGCTGATGCCGAGCCCCCAGGGCGCCTGGAGCGACCCGCCGGCGCTGCCGGTCCCCGGCCAGTACCCCGAGGGCGTCGCCGCCCAGGCACTGCTGCCCGAACAGGGCGCCTACCACGCCCAGCCCCTGGCGCAGACGACCCACGCTCAGCCGCTCGGCGAGGCTCCCGTGCAGCCCCAGGGACCCGTACAGGTGCAGGTGCAGGAGCACGTCCAGGTCCAGGTGCAGGTCGCGGAGGCTTACGCCGCGCAGCAGCCGGTGGCCGAACCCCTGCCCGCGCCCGGGACGCACGAGTCCGGTGGCCGCGACTCCGGATCGGTCGACCTGAGGGGCGTACGCATTCCGTCGCCCACCCCGGCTCCCGCTCCGGCGGCGCAGACCCAGGTTCCGGTGCGCCGACCGCTGCACCGCGGCCCGGTCGCGGCCGACGGGCCGTCCTACGGCGGGACACCGACCGGCGGAGTGGTCCGCTCGCTCGCCGACCGCGGCCCCGCGGGCGCGCCCCAGGCGCAGGCTCCCGTCCAGACCCAGCCTCCGGCCCCTGCTCGGCACGCCGGACCGCCGACCGCCGGGCCCGAGTACTTCGAGATGCCGGTCGAAGAGGCGGCCGTACTGCCCGGCCCGCAGCTCGGCGAGATCCTGCCGCAGGGCGGGAGCCCGTGGGCGGCCGAGGCACCGCAGCCGGTGACAGAAGCGGTCGTGCCGGAGCCGGTACAGCCGCCTGTGGAGGTTGCTCCGGTCGTGGTGACGGAGACCGTGGATGCGGTACCGGCCGCTGTTGAGGCTCCGACCGAGGTCAAGGCCGAGGCCGAAGCGGTGGTGGAGGCCGTGGCCGAGGCGGTGCCTGCCGAAGCCGCTGTCGCCGCGCCGCAGGACGCCGCGGAAGCCGCTCCCATGGGCCGGTTCGTGCCCGTGGAGGGTTCGGTGCCGACGACCCCGCACCTGGCTCCGACGCCCGTCGTGGAGGAGGCCGCGGAGGCCGAGCCCGAGCCCGAGCGCCTGGTCTTCGCGATGGAACCGGTACGGCCTGAGGCCGCCGAGAACGCCGCGCCCGCCGAGACGCCCGAGCCGATCCCCGCATCCGTCCCTGTTCCCGTCCCCGTTCCTGTCCCCGTCCCGGAGGCCGAGGTCCTGCCGGTGGCCGAGCCGGAGCCCGCGCCGGGCCCGGAGGCCATCGAGACCGTGGACACCACGGCCCCCACACAGAGCGCGCACCTGGAGTCCGTACAGCCCGAGGTGCAGCCTCAAGCCGAGGAGACAGCGGCCCCCGAGGCACCCGATTCGAGCGAGACCGAGGACCCCGCTTCCCCGCCCGCCCCCGGCTACGACGACGCGGAGCGCGAGGCGGTGCTCCGGGTCATGCGCGAGCGCCGCGACATCCGCAACGGCTTCCGCAGCGACCCGATTCCGCACGAGGTGCTGCTCCGCGTCCTCGAAGCCGCGCACACGGCCCCCAGCGTCGGGCACTCGCAGCCCTGGGACTTCGTCGTCATCCGCTCGGCGGAGACCCGCCGTTCCATGCACGAACTGGCGCAGCGTCAGCGCGAGGCCTACGCCAAGTCGCTTCCCAAGGGCCGGGCCAAGCAGTTCAAGGAAATGAAGATCGAGGCCATCCTCGACACCCCGGTCAACATCGTCGTCACCGCCGATCCCACCCGCGGCGGCCGCCACACCCTCGGCCGGCACACCCAGCCGCAGATGGCCCCGTACTCCTCCGCGCTCGCCGTCGAGAACCTGTGGCTCGCCGCCCGCGCCGAAGGCCTCGGCGTCGGCTGGGTCAGCTTCTTCGACGAGCGCGAGATGGTCCGCGCCCTGGGCCTGCCCGAGCACCTCGAAGTCGTCGCGTACCTGTGTGTCGGTTACGTCGACGAGTTCCCCGAGGAGCCCGAGCTGATGCAGGCGGGCTGGTCCAAGCGTCGCCCGCTGTCCTGGGTCGTCCACGAGGAGACGTACGGCCGCCGCGCCCTGCCCGGCGAGGAACCGCACGACCTGTTGCAGGAGACCATCTCCAGCATCCGCCCACTGGACGCCAAGGCGCTCGGCGAGGCATGGGAACGCCAGAAGCGGATGACCAAGCCCGCCGGTGCGCTCGGCATGCTGGAGATCATCTCCGCGCAGCTGTCGGGACTCTCCCGGGTGTGCCCGCCGCCGATCCCGGAGCCCGCGGCTGTCGCGATCTTCGCGGGCGACCACGGGGTGCACGCCCAGGGCGTCACCGCCTGGCCGCAGGAGGTCACCGGCCAGATGGTCGCCAACTTCCTGGGCGGCGGCGCGGTCTGCAACGCGTTCGCGAGCCAGGTCGGCGCCGAGGTGTGCGTGGTCGACGTCGGCGTGGCCACGGAGCTGCCCGCGACGCCCGGCCTCCTGCCCCGCAAGGTGCGCGCCGGTACGGCCGACTTCACGACCGGCCCCGCGCTCACCCGCGACGAGGTCCTCGCGGCCATCGAGGTCGGCATCGAGACCGCCCGCGATCTGGTCGCGGCAGGCAACAAGGGCCTGCTCACCGGTGAGATGGGCATCGCCAACACCACCGCGTCGGCCGCCCTGATCTGCGTCTACACGGGCATGGACCCGGCCGAGGTGACCGGTCGCGGCACCGGCATCAACGACGAGATGCACGCGCGCAAGGTCGATGTGGTCCGCCGGGCCCTCGAACTCCACCAGCCCGACCCGGCCGACCCGATCGGCGTCCTGACTTCGGTCGGCGGCCTCGAACACGCGGCGATGGCCGGCTTCCTGCTGGGCGGCGCCTCCCTCCGTACGCCCGTCATCCTCGACGGCGTGAGCGCGGGCGCCGCGGCCCTGGTCGCCCGGGCGATCGCCCCCGAGGCCCTCGCCGCCTGCATCGCGGGCCACCGCAGCGCGGAGCCCGGCCATGTCGCCGCGCTCAACAAACTGGGCCTGCGCCCGCTGGTCGACCTCGACCTCCGCCTGGGCGAGGGCACGGGCGCACTGCTGGCACTGCCGATCGTCCAGAGCGCGGCACGGGCGATGCACGAGGTGGCAACGTTCGACTCGGCAGGAGTCACGGAGAAGTAG